The following proteins are encoded in a genomic region of Neomonachus schauinslandi chromosome 7, ASM220157v2, whole genome shotgun sequence:
- the SKP2 gene encoding S-phase kinase-associated protein 2 isoform X2 translates to MDQPLVEHFSNLAQNSNLVRLNLSGCSGFSESALKTLLSSCSRLDELNLSWCYDFTEKHVQVAVAHVSETITQLNLSGYRKNLQRSDVSTLVGRCPNLVHLDLSDSVMLKNDCFPEFYQLSYLQHLSLSRCYDIIPETLLELGEIPTLKTLQVFGIVPDGTLQLLKEALPHLQINSSHFTSIARPTTGNKKNQEIWGIRCRLTLQKPSCL, encoded by the exons ATGGATCAACCATTGGTTGAACATTTCAG taaTCTTGCACAAAACTCAAATTTAGTGCGCCTGAATCTCTCTGGGTGTTCTGGGTTCTCCGAATCTGCCCTGAAGACCTTGCTGAGCAGCTGTTCCAG ATTGGATGAGCTGAACCTGTCCTGGTGTTACGACTTCACCGAAAAGCACGTGCAGGTGGCTGTCGCGCATGTGTCTGAGACCATCACCCAGCTCAATCTCAGCGGCTATCGAAAGAATCTGCAGAGATCAG atgTCTCTACTTTAGTTGGAAGATGCCCCAATCTTGTCCACCTAGacttaag CGATAGTGTCATGCTGAAGAACGACTGCTTTCCAGAATTTTACCAGCTCAGCTACCTCCAACATCTCTCACTCAGTCGGTGCTATGATATAATACCTGAAACTTTACt TGAACTTGGAGAAATTCCCACACTAAAAACACTACAAGTTTTTGGAATCGTGCCAGACGGTACCCTTCAACTGTTAAAAGAAGCCCTTCCTCATCTACAGATTAATAGCTCCCATTTCACCAGCATCGCCAGGCCAACCACGGGCAACAAAAAGAACCAGGAGATATGGGGCATCAGATGCCGGCTGACGCTGCAGAAGCCCAGTTGTCTATGA